In Oscillatoria acuminata PCC 6304, a single window of DNA contains:
- the trpB gene encoding tryptophan synthase subunit beta: MTTTPRPLTPTSNPQQPDTFGRFGRFGGKYVPETLMPALAELETAYQQYRNDAEFQAELDLLLHDYVGRPSPLYFAERLTQHYARPDGSGAQIYLKREDLNHTGAHKINNAIAQALLAKRMGKQRIIAETGAGQHGVATATVCARFGLECVIYMGVHDMERQALNVFRMRLMGAEVRPVAAGTGTLKDATSEAIRDWVTNVETTHYILGSVAGPHPYPMMVRDFHAVIGQETRAQCLEKWGGLPDILLACVGGGSNAMGLFHEFVNESQIRLIGVEAAGEGVTTDKHAATLTHGQIGVLHGAMSYLLQDDEGQVIEAHSISAGLDYPGVGPEHSYLKDLGRAEYYSITDKEALEAFQRLSQLEGIIPALETSHAIAYLETLCTQVEGNPRIVINCSGRGDKDVQTVAKHLLPNS; encoded by the coding sequence GTGACTACCACACCCAGACCCCTAACCCCCACCTCTAACCCGCAACAACCGGATACCTTTGGACGCTTCGGACGCTTTGGCGGCAAATATGTCCCGGAAACCCTCATGCCGGCCTTAGCAGAACTGGAAACCGCCTATCAGCAATATCGCAACGACGCGGAATTTCAAGCTGAACTGGACTTGTTGCTGCATGATTATGTCGGACGTCCCAGCCCCCTGTATTTTGCGGAACGCCTGACCCAACATTATGCTAGACCCGACGGCAGTGGCGCACAAATTTATCTGAAACGGGAAGACCTCAACCATACGGGTGCTCATAAAATTAACAATGCGATCGCCCAGGCCCTCCTCGCCAAACGCATGGGCAAACAGCGGATTATTGCCGAAACCGGCGCGGGTCAACATGGTGTTGCAACAGCGACCGTCTGCGCCCGCTTTGGCCTAGAATGCGTGATTTATATGGGCGTTCACGATATGGAACGTCAAGCCCTGAATGTGTTTAGAATGCGTCTGATGGGGGCTGAAGTCCGCCCGGTTGCTGCTGGCACCGGCACCCTCAAAGATGCCACCTCCGAAGCGATTCGCGACTGGGTAACCAACGTGGAAACCACCCATTACATCCTCGGTTCCGTCGCTGGACCCCATCCCTATCCCATGATGGTCCGCGACTTCCATGCGGTGATTGGACAGGAAACCCGCGCCCAATGCCTGGAAAAATGGGGCGGTTTGCCGGATATTCTCCTTGCCTGCGTTGGCGGGGGTTCCAATGCGATGGGGTTATTCCATGAATTTGTCAACGAATCCCAAATCCGCCTGATTGGAGTAGAAGCAGCAGGGGAAGGGGTGACTACGGATAAACACGCTGCGACCCTGACTCACGGCCAAATCGGGGTTTTGCATGGGGCGATGAGCTATTTACTGCAAGATGACGAGGGCCAAGTGATTGAGGCCCACTCGATTAGTGCCGGATTGGATTATCCCGGTGTCGGTCCCGAACATAGTTATTTGAAAGACCTCGGACGGGCGGAATATTACAGCATTACCGACAAAGAAGCATTAGAGGCATTTCAGCGGTTATCGCAATTAGAGGGGATTATTCCAGCTTTGGAAACTTCCCATGCGATCGCCTATTTAGAAACCCTTTGTACTCAAGTTGAAGGTAACCCTCGGATTGTGATTAATTGTTCGGGCCGGGGTGACAAAGACGTACAAACGGTCGCAAAACATCTTCTTCCCAACTCCTAA
- a CDS encoding CAP domain-containing protein → MKLGFLLAKLALLTMTMTVSGCQFSAYLEAGRGGAGITLSPQPTTPVLATSDSEFSEMEQRVHELVNQYRQDQNLPPLTVDPRISDQARKHSEAMARGEMTFSHDGFDERIKAIGQSLSYRRAAENLAYNMGYRDPVNQAVEGWIGSPGHQKNMVGGYDLTGIGIAKNAKGEYYYSQIFIKGR, encoded by the coding sequence ATGAAACTCGGATTTCTCCTGGCAAAGCTGGCACTTTTGACGATGACGATGACCGTGAGTGGTTGTCAGTTTTCTGCCTATTTAGAAGCCGGAAGAGGAGGTGCCGGAATTACGTTGAGTCCCCAACCGACGACGCCGGTTCTGGCAACGTCTGATTCTGAATTTAGCGAGATGGAACAACGGGTTCACGAATTGGTGAATCAATATCGGCAGGACCAGAACCTGCCGCCCCTAACGGTAGACCCCCGGATCAGTGACCAGGCCCGAAAACATAGTGAAGCGATGGCCAGGGGTGAGATGACTTTTAGTCATGATGGGTTTGATGAGCGGATTAAGGCGATCGGTCAATCCCTGTCCTATCGTAGGGCTGCGGAAAACTTAGCGTATAACATGGGCTATCGGGATCCGGTCAATCAAGCGGTAGAGGGTTGGATTGGCAGTCCCGGCCATCAGAAGAATATGGTGGGGGGTTACGATTTGACCGGCATTGGGATTGCTAAAAATGCTAAAGGCGAGTATTATTACAGCCAAATTTTTATCAAGGGTCGGTAG
- a CDS encoding HepT-like ribonuclease domain-containing protein, which yields MLAPRDLQYLLDILISAKLALNYVSRSSWSSFVEDVQLQDSVIRRLEVIGEAERRLSERTRVSLSRIPFIMMRNRIIHEYDKIVLEVVWDTVQQDLPTLVESLEKVLPAQEPEEQSYY from the coding sequence ATGCTGGCACCCCGTGACCTGCAATATCTGTTGGATATTTTAATCTCGGCCAAACTCGCTTTGAACTACGTTTCTAGAAGTAGCTGGTCCAGTTTTGTAGAAGATGTTCAATTGCAAGATTCGGTGATTCGACGATTAGAAGTGATTGGAGAGGCGGAACGTCGTCTGTCCGAACGAACCCGAGTTTCTTTGTCGCGAATCCCTTTTATTATGATGCGGAATCGAATTATTCATGAATATGATAAGATAGTATTAGAAGTTGTTTGGGATACGGTTCAACAAGATTTACCCACCCTCGTAGAATCTTTAGAAAAGGTTTTACCCGCGCAAGAACCCGAGGAACAATCCTATTACTAA
- a CDS encoding PEP-CTERM sorting domain-containing protein (PEP-CTERM proteins occur, often in large numbers, in the proteomes of bacteria that also encode an exosortase, a predicted intramembrane cysteine proteinase. The presence of a PEP-CTERM domain at a protein's C-terminus predicts cleavage within the sorting domain, followed by covalent anchoring to some some component of the (usually Gram-negative) cell surface. Many PEP-CTERM proteins exhibit an unusual sequence composition that includes large numbers of potential glycosylation sites. Expression of one such protein has been shown restore the ability of a bacterium to form floc, a type of biofilm.), translated as MSKLFWNSPGLKVISIAVVSSMAMLSAIPASAATFKATIYEWVFPFSLFPFLENMEIKYTLADGIFDTIASSEPNTFLTDGYPLFEELPSDTTVVPEVVTDFQWTLNGTLEPVEIKRSIFGITDKGLYLQILDPELPPQYTNVFSTTLEAPEGMPLSACKTQTCEGTASIDGKEGFYGLRLRQTPVNEAESVPEPSAAVALGFVGALLLKRRRKTLSAQPIATVDPQ; from the coding sequence ATGTCCAAGCTATTCTGGAATTCTCCCGGATTGAAGGTCATATCCATTGCTGTTGTCAGTTCAATGGCAATGCTGAGTGCCATCCCAGCCAGTGCGGCCACGTTTAAGGCCACAATTTACGAATGGGTGTTTCCTTTTTCCCTGTTTCCTTTTTTGGAAAATATGGAAATTAAATATACCCTCGCTGACGGGATTTTCGATACCATCGCTTCTTCTGAACCTAATACCTTTTTAACGGATGGATATCCGCTTTTCGAGGAACTCCCCTCTGACACAACCGTTGTACCCGAGGTGGTAACGGACTTTCAATGGACATTGAATGGGACTTTAGAGCCAGTAGAGATTAAACGTTCTATTTTTGGAATCACGGACAAAGGATTATATCTACAAATTCTCGATCCGGAGCTACCACCGCAATACACCAATGTGTTTAGCACCACCTTAGAAGCCCCAGAGGGAATGCCTTTGAGTGCTTGCAAAACTCAGACTTGTGAAGGTACAGCCTCAATTGACGGAAAAGAAGGATTTTACGGTTTACGGCTGAGACAAACCCCAGTCAACGAAGCCGAATCGGTTCCGGAACCCTCAGCCGCAGTCGCCCTCGGTTTTGTCGGTGCATTGCTCTTGAAACGTCGCCGAAAAACTCTCAGCGCCCAACCTATTGCCACTGTAGATCCACAGTAA
- a CDS encoding WecB/TagA/CpsF family glycosyltransferase: protein MNKINILNVSIDNLTQEELLLLLKDKGGVVVTPNVDHLIKLQNDPEFHHIYQEADYRVCDSQIVKIVSNWLGSPIREKISGSDFFPAFYNYFQDDPDTKIFLLGAAEGVAHKAQININTKLGREMVIGCYSPSYGFEKNEAECQKIIEMINESGATVLAVGVGAPKQEKWIYKYKNQLPNIKVFMAIGATLDFEAGNRPRSPEWMSKYGVEWAFRLMSEPKRLWKRYLIEDLPFFWLVFQQKLNLYQYKSPIGQLLKRAGLISSEQVAEILQEQAYQRHLRFGDLLTRRGWVKPETVDFFAEQLPHLETAHPQQPLGQYLKKAALLNDDQITRILNYQCQTGMKFGEIAVLKGWVKQETIDWFLETVKAEHKVRSLEDKQKYGKPSMNPITS, encoded by the coding sequence ATGAACAAAATTAACATCTTAAACGTAAGCATCGATAACTTAACCCAAGAAGAGTTACTTCTTCTGCTTAAAGATAAAGGCGGGGTAGTAGTCACCCCCAATGTCGATCATTTAATAAAACTGCAAAATGACCCCGAGTTTCATCATATTTATCAAGAAGCTGATTATCGGGTTTGTGATAGCCAAATTGTTAAAATAGTCTCCAACTGGCTGGGGAGTCCTATTCGAGAAAAAATTTCTGGATCAGACTTCTTTCCCGCTTTTTATAACTATTTCCAAGATGACCCAGATACTAAAATTTTTCTACTTGGGGCCGCAGAAGGAGTCGCCCACAAAGCCCAAATCAATATTAACACTAAGTTAGGCCGCGAGATGGTAATCGGCTGTTACTCCCCTTCATACGGATTTGAGAAAAACGAAGCCGAATGTCAAAAAATTATTGAGATGATTAATGAATCTGGGGCCACGGTTTTAGCCGTGGGAGTCGGCGCACCCAAACAGGAAAAATGGATTTATAAATATAAAAATCAGTTGCCGAATATCAAAGTCTTTATGGCAATTGGCGCAACCCTAGATTTTGAAGCGGGGAACCGTCCGCGATCGCCCGAATGGATGAGTAAATATGGGGTGGAATGGGCATTTCGCCTGATGTCTGAACCGAAACGTCTGTGGAAGAGATATTTAATAGAAGACCTGCCCTTTTTCTGGTTAGTATTTCAACAAAAGTTGAATCTCTACCAATACAAAAGTCCCATCGGTCAGCTACTCAAAAGAGCCGGCTTAATTTCCTCAGAACAAGTGGCAGAAATTTTGCAAGAACAAGCCTATCAGCGGCATTTGCGGTTTGGAGACTTACTCACACGCCGGGGCTGGGTTAAACCAGAAACTGTTGACTTTTTTGCCGAACAGTTACCCCATTTAGAAACCGCTCATCCTCAGCAGCCTTTAGGACAGTATCTGAAAAAAGCGGCCTTGTTAAATGATGACCAAATCACCCGAATTTTAAACTATCAATGTCAAACCGGCATGAAGTTTGGAGAAATCGCAGTTCTCAAAGGGTGGGTGAAGCAAGAAACCATCGATTGGTTTCTGGAAACGGTTAAGGCAGAACATAAGGTGCGGTCCTTGGAGGACAAACAAAAGTATGGAAAACCATCCATGAACCCGATCACCTCTTAA
- a CDS encoding translation initiation factor, which produces MDASKKKSGRDNRIAYQEFGTGSQPNAATERPVTELPPSEQKIRVQASRKGRKGKTVTEITGFQLKPETLSDLAKQLKSQCGTGGTVKENTIEMQGDCKQKVLEILTGLGYPAKISGG; this is translated from the coding sequence ATGGACGCTTCTAAAAAGAAATCCGGTCGGGACAATCGCATCGCTTATCAAGAATTCGGAACAGGTAGCCAACCCAATGCCGCCACGGAACGTCCGGTTACGGAACTGCCGCCCTCTGAGCAAAAGATTCGAGTGCAAGCCTCTCGCAAGGGGCGCAAGGGTAAAACCGTTACGGAAATTACCGGCTTTCAACTCAAACCGGAAACGTTATCGGACTTGGCAAAGCAGCTCAAAAGTCAGTGCGGAACCGGGGGAACGGTTAAGGAAAATACGATTGAAATGCAAGGGGATTGCAAGCAAAAAGTCCTGGAAATTTTGACGGGTTTGGGTTATCCGGCAAAAATCAGTGGCGGCTGA
- a CDS encoding BNR/Asp-box repeat-containing protein — MNSHPWGLNWRTAFPKNLILLAVALLQPIALTGCFSPDEIPPQAVQTEFPSGWNNVAVGGGGYVTGLYLHPQVPNLGYIRTDMGGFYRWDSTETRWIPLTDRFTRSESGYYGGEALALDPNNPDRVYIAAGKYLWAEPGTIFKSSDRGQTWVQSDLRLPMGGNEELRGAGNRLVVSPHNSNLLLFGSRENGLWRSIDAGMTWNPVPGFPTPSESKIGILAIAFDPNQANQIYASVYGDRLYESTDGGTTWNPLPNSPSHAFKLAVASDSTLYVTHAQGVSKYLQESWQNITPPNTSFRRLIRRETPPFNGLSIHPENPQELIVSHGETSRTQLYHSRDGGVTWTEKKSQINNTVPWWPDDYFSNHLSALEFDPIVPSRVWLSDWYGVWQTDNFNENRPVWTNYSQGHEQVVTFDLVSPPTGALLLSAVADVEGFYHSRLDEIPPQRFGSDRDSFQETYSLDYAAQSPKHLVRVGGDRWNSRYGGATSTDGGLTWQRFSQFPEEMMPMRVAVSATNPQQFVVTLSENQGIQTQDNGQSWQPVQGLPDSIKGPWKWSQPLAADAVNGNRFYYYHEGTVYQSQDGGLSFASVYQNLPESDWHFLKTMPGVEGEVWVSLDEEGLHRSPNGGQSFSKVAGVELAYLFAFGKAAPGQEVPALYLYGKVVNQPESIFWSPDLGETWINIGDPEIPIGNQPNVMAASKQQFGLVFVGTNGRGIYYRAIGDE; from the coding sequence ATGAACAGCCACCCTTGGGGTTTAAACTGGAGGACTGCTTTCCCCAAAAATCTCATCCTTTTAGCGGTTGCGCTCTTACAACCGATCGCCTTGACCGGCTGTTTTTCTCCAGATGAAATTCCACCTCAAGCGGTACAAACCGAGTTTCCCTCGGGGTGGAATAATGTGGCAGTGGGGGGTGGAGGATATGTCACGGGCCTCTATCTCCATCCCCAAGTACCTAACTTAGGATATATCCGCACCGATATGGGAGGGTTCTATCGCTGGGACTCAACTGAGACCCGTTGGATACCCCTCACCGATCGCTTTACCCGGTCCGAAAGTGGTTACTATGGCGGGGAAGCGTTGGCACTTGACCCGAACAATCCCGACCGGGTGTATATTGCGGCAGGCAAATATTTATGGGCCGAACCGGGGACAATTTTTAAGTCTAGCGATCGCGGTCAAACTTGGGTGCAGTCGGACCTCCGCCTGCCAATGGGAGGCAACGAAGAACTACGCGGGGCTGGAAATCGCCTGGTTGTCAGTCCCCATAACTCAAATTTGTTGTTATTTGGGTCCCGAGAAAATGGCTTGTGGCGCTCCATTGATGCCGGAATGACCTGGAACCCGGTCCCCGGTTTTCCCACCCCTTCTGAGTCAAAAATTGGCATTTTGGCGATCGCATTTGACCCCAACCAGGCCAACCAAATTTATGCCAGTGTTTACGGCGATCGGCTCTATGAATCCACCGATGGCGGAACCACCTGGAATCCTCTTCCCAACAGTCCTTCTCATGCCTTTAAATTAGCCGTCGCCTCCGATAGCACGCTCTATGTGACCCATGCCCAAGGTGTCAGCAAATATCTCCAGGAAAGCTGGCAAAATATTACGCCCCCGAACACCTCTTTTCGGCGCTTGATTCGTCGCGAAACTCCCCCTTTTAATGGGTTAAGTATTCATCCCGAAAATCCCCAAGAACTGATTGTCAGTCATGGCGAAACCAGCCGAACTCAACTTTACCATTCCCGAGATGGCGGAGTGACTTGGACTGAGAAAAAATCCCAGATTAATAATACCGTTCCCTGGTGGCCCGATGATTATTTTAGTAATCATTTGTCGGCCCTGGAATTTGACCCCATCGTTCCGAGTCGAGTCTGGTTATCGGACTGGTATGGAGTCTGGCAAACGGACAATTTTAACGAAAATCGGCCCGTTTGGACCAACTACAGCCAAGGTCATGAACAGGTCGTCACTTTTGATCTCGTTTCTCCCCCGACGGGTGCATTACTTCTAAGTGCTGTCGCCGATGTGGAAGGATTTTATCACTCCCGCTTAGATGAAATTCCGCCTCAACGTTTTGGGTCCGATCGCGATTCTTTTCAAGAGACTTATAGCCTAGATTATGCCGCCCAATCGCCTAAACATTTAGTCCGAGTCGGAGGCGATCGGTGGAACTCGCGCTATGGCGGGGCCACCTCCACCGATGGCGGGTTAACTTGGCAAAGATTCTCCCAATTTCCCGAGGAAATGATGCCCATGCGGGTGGCAGTTTCAGCCACCAATCCCCAGCAATTTGTCGTAACTCTCAGTGAAAATCAAGGCATCCAAACCCAAGATAATGGTCAGTCCTGGCAACCCGTTCAAGGCTTACCGGATAGCATTAAAGGTCCTTGGAAATGGTCTCAACCCTTGGCGGCTGATGCGGTGAATGGTAACCGATTTTATTATTACCACGAAGGCACAGTTTACCAAAGTCAGGATGGCGGATTATCCTTTGCTTCAGTTTATCAAAACTTACCAGAATCTGACTGGCATTTTCTGAAAACAATGCCGGGAGTTGAGGGAGAAGTTTGGGTCAGTTTAGACGAGGAAGGATTACATCGATCGCCCAACGGGGGACAGAGTTTTTCCAAAGTGGCTGGGGTAGAATTGGCTTATTTATTTGCCTTTGGAAAAGCTGCCCCGGGACAGGAAGTTCCGGCGCTCTATTTATATGGCAAAGTTGTCAATCAACCGGAGAGTATTTTTTGGTCTCCTGATTTAGGAGAAACTTGGATTAATATCGGCGACCCGGAGATTCCCATTGGTAATCAACCCAATGTGATGGCAGCGAGTAAACAGCAGTTTGGCTTAGTGTTTGTCGGGACCAATGGTCGGGGGATTTATTACCGGGCGATCGGTGATGAATAA
- a CDS encoding PEP-CTERM sorting domain-containing protein (PEP-CTERM proteins occur, often in large numbers, in the proteomes of bacteria that also encode an exosortase, a predicted intramembrane cysteine proteinase. The presence of a PEP-CTERM domain at a protein's C-terminus predicts cleavage within the sorting domain, followed by covalent anchoring to some some component of the (usually Gram-negative) cell surface. Many PEP-CTERM proteins exhibit an unusual sequence composition that includes large numbers of potential glycosylation sites. Expression of one such protein has been shown restore the ability of a bacterium to form floc, a type of biofilm.) — protein sequence MARFFFSSPRLFALSAAVLSSLMGVLSATEAKALTFKGTIYETFFPGLEGFEIEYTLADGIFDTIISSPPNTYFTDGYQNFGPEPSLPKTLVPQVVTEFKWSISGTLEPLEVERSIFGITDAGLFLQILDPNEPPIYKNIFMSTIQAPEGLPLSACKTQACDASADFGGKGGLYGSRMTHIPVTKSQSVPEPSAAIALSFVGALLLKRRRNREKDEKVLGKSELG from the coding sequence ATGGCCCGATTTTTCTTCTCTAGTCCCCGATTATTTGCGCTTTCCGCTGCCGTTCTGAGTTCCCTAATGGGAGTGCTGAGTGCAACTGAAGCTAAGGCTTTAACATTTAAAGGCACAATCTACGAGACTTTCTTTCCCGGTTTAGAGGGATTTGAAATTGAGTACACCCTCGCCGATGGGATTTTTGATACCATCATTTCTTCCCCACCTAATACCTATTTCACCGATGGCTATCAGAATTTCGGTCCTGAGCCATCTTTACCTAAAACGCTTGTCCCCCAGGTAGTAACGGAGTTTAAATGGTCGATAAGCGGTACATTAGAGCCATTGGAGGTTGAACGTTCTATTTTTGGCATCACAGATGCTGGATTATTCCTCCAAATCTTAGATCCGAATGAACCTCCGATTTACAAAAATATTTTTATGTCAACAATACAAGCACCCGAGGGACTGCCTTTGAGTGCTTGTAAAACCCAGGCTTGTGATGCCTCGGCAGACTTTGGCGGAAAAGGCGGATTATATGGCTCTCGGATGACTCATATCCCCGTTACTAAATCCCAATCCGTTCCCGAACCCTCAGCGGCGATCGCCCTCAGTTTTGTCGGTGCATTGCTCTTGAAACGTCGCCGAAACAGGGAAAAGGACGAAAAAGTGCTAGGAAAAAGTGAGTTGGGTTAA
- a CDS encoding methyl-accepting chemotaxis protein, whose protein sequence is MLYSNREQAQQSWTRIKPIATENLGRDEALLTPTEQQVRTQEIRTLETGLNNLQLLLILGGLIELGLMAYAVWAIASGVNQRVEEVAQEITQSSTDIATTMSQQERIANDQAASVNQTTTTMDELGASSRQSAQQAETAAADARNALGLTEGGSKAVERTLADMSALKAKVGEIAEQILRLSEQTSQIRNISGLVSDLATQTNMLALNAAVEAVRAGEHGKGFAVVASEIRKLADQSQKSTEKINGLVSDIQSAINSTVIVTDEGSKTVQASLKIAKETAEAFEGVTEAINNITLSTQQISLSAKQQAIAIQQVVEAMNSLNKVANQTAQGISQVKTGTDRLNSVAQNLKQIV, encoded by the coding sequence TTGCTCTATTCTAACCGAGAACAAGCGCAGCAATCCTGGACCCGGATCAAGCCCATCGCCACCGAAAATTTAGGCAGAGACGAAGCCCTATTAACCCCCACCGAGCAACAAGTCAGAACTCAAGAAATCAGGACCCTCGAAACGGGCTTAAACAACTTGCAATTGCTCCTAATTTTGGGGGGATTAATCGAACTGGGGTTAATGGCTTATGCCGTATGGGCGATCGCCTCAGGAGTGAACCAGAGGGTTGAGGAAGTCGCCCAGGAAATCACCCAATCCTCCACGGATATTGCCACCACCATGAGCCAGCAAGAACGCATTGCCAATGATCAGGCAGCATCCGTGAATCAAACCACAACAACAATGGATGAATTGGGTGCTTCCTCCCGACAATCTGCTCAACAAGCCGAAACTGCTGCCGCTGATGCCCGCAATGCCTTAGGCTTAACAGAAGGCGGCAGTAAAGCCGTTGAACGCACCTTAGCCGATATGTCTGCTTTAAAAGCAAAAGTGGGAGAAATCGCCGAACAAATTCTCCGCTTGAGCGAACAAACCTCTCAAATTCGTAATATCTCTGGACTCGTCAGTGATTTAGCGACTCAAACCAATATGCTGGCCCTGAATGCTGCGGTAGAAGCAGTTCGGGCGGGGGAACATGGCAAAGGATTTGCCGTAGTTGCTAGTGAAATTAGAAAACTCGCCGATCAAAGTCAGAAATCCACTGAAAAAATTAATGGGTTAGTTTCCGACATTCAATCGGCGATTAATTCCACGGTGATTGTCACCGATGAGGGGAGTAAAACGGTCCAGGCGAGTTTAAAAATTGCCAAAGAAACTGCCGAAGCCTTCGAGGGAGTCACCGAAGCCATTAATAATATTACCTTAAGTACCCAACAAATCTCTTTGAGCGCCAAACAGCAAGCGATCGCCATTCAGCAGGTTGTAGAAGCCATGAACTCCCTAAATAAAGTTGCCAATCAAACCGCCCAAGGCATTAGCCAAGTCAAAACTGGCACCGATCGCCTCAACAGCGTCGCTCAAAATTTGAAGCAAATTGTTTAA
- a CDS encoding glycoside hydrolase family 5 protein, whose protein sequence is MRTSILAFTALALAAFATVFAIGSFALDNHDWLAQNRGNFEVRNGKIFAPNGSEFLIKGTNINGPDYGWPGNTPSYVDLVADCWNFNTVRVNVRLLGGKESYDENGTIEEIIDVYTGRGLVTMVEAHDHTGSYYEGEDLEVLKDYYRDLATTYKNNPYVWFNVMNEPGSHESSDNIDKWLKVHQEVIKVIRDEVGADNIIVIDGHYWGQDVGEWNSKMVSSEKSAILGNSQKLINFNGKRYDNLVFSVHFYDQWRFSQTKMADYLDRASSQEIPLIIGEYGVETNGEYKSPVEFMFNTAVPRNLGRIVWAWWGGDRFDLTTTDNGGGHHIDNCENPTNLTWLGKQVWKDNHGEYPRN, encoded by the coding sequence ATGCGAACCTCTATTTTAGCGTTTACCGCGCTCGCCTTGGCAGCATTTGCTACGGTGTTCGCCATCGGCTCCTTTGCTCTGGATAACCACGATTGGCTGGCCCAAAACCGAGGGAATTTTGAAGTGAGAAATGGGAAAATTTTTGCCCCAAATGGCTCAGAATTTCTGATTAAAGGAACCAATATCAACGGGCCTGATTATGGCTGGCCGGGAAATACCCCGAGCTATGTCGATTTAGTCGCAGACTGTTGGAACTTTAATACCGTCCGCGTCAATGTCCGACTCTTAGGCGGTAAAGAATCCTATGACGAAAATGGCACGATTGAGGAGATCATTGACGTTTACACAGGTCGCGGTTTAGTCACGATGGTAGAAGCCCATGATCACACCGGCTCCTACTATGAAGGTGAAGATTTAGAAGTTCTCAAAGATTACTATCGAGACCTAGCCACCACCTATAAAAATAACCCCTATGTCTGGTTCAATGTCATGAATGAACCGGGGAGTCACGAGAGTAGTGACAATATCGATAAATGGTTGAAAGTTCATCAAGAAGTCATTAAAGTGATTCGCGATGAAGTCGGCGCAGACAACATTATCGTGATTGATGGGCATTACTGGGGTCAAGATGTGGGGGAGTGGAATTCTAAAATGGTTTCTTCAGAAAAAAGTGCCATTTTAGGGAACTCCCAAAAACTCATAAATTTCAACGGAAAACGCTACGATAATTTAGTGTTTAGCGTTCATTTTTATGACCAATGGAGATTTTCCCAAACCAAAATGGCCGATTATTTAGACCGGGCGAGTTCCCAAGAGATTCCCTTAATTATCGGAGAATATGGGGTGGAAACGAATGGGGAATATAAGTCTCCCGTTGAGTTTATGTTCAATACCGCTGTCCCTCGCAATCTCGGGCGGATTGTCTGGGCCTGGTGGGGGGGCGATCGCTTTGACTTAACCACCACCGATAATGGTGGAGGGCATCATATCGATAACTGTGAAAATCCTACCAATTTAACTTGGCTGGGTAAGCAAGTTTGGAAAGATAATCATGGAGAATATCCCCGAAATTGA